One genomic region from Bacillus marinisedimentorum encodes:
- a CDS encoding glycerophosphodiester phosphodiesterase, producing the protein MFAVDLKKMVMTATVATGLMTGVVSGHPAHAEGSEMGAESSYRVETVAHRGASGYAPENTMAAFEKAVEMKTDYIEIDVQMSKDGELVVIHDTTVDRTTDGTGKVGGLTMEELKALDAGSWFAEGFAGEPIPTFEEVLDTYRGKTGILIELKAPWLYPGIEEKVAAELQERQMDKPNNEKIILQSFDFNSMKKMNELLPDVPIGVLTWKAQDLTDVSLANFADYADYVNPSYGHVDRDLVNRVHELGMGVMTWTVRDVSLTAPLLEAKVDGIITDYPDYVPMNK; encoded by the coding sequence ATGTTTGCGGTTGATCTTAAAAAAATGGTGATGACGGCAACAGTGGCAACAGGACTCATGACGGGTGTAGTATCAGGTCATCCTGCTCATGCGGAAGGATCGGAAATGGGAGCAGAATCATCTTACCGGGTTGAGACAGTGGCGCACCGGGGAGCCTCAGGCTATGCGCCGGAAAACACGATGGCAGCCTTTGAGAAAGCGGTCGAAATGAAGACCGACTACATCGAAATTGATGTCCAGATGAGCAAAGACGGAGAACTGGTGGTCATCCACGATACAACGGTAGACCGGACAACAGATGGCACCGGCAAAGTCGGCGGTCTCACAATGGAGGAATTGAAAGCCCTTGATGCAGGCAGCTGGTTTGCGGAGGGATTTGCCGGTGAACCGATTCCGACGTTTGAAGAAGTACTTGATACATACAGGGGGAAAACCGGCATCCTGATAGAATTGAAAGCGCCGTGGCTTTATCCGGGGATTGAAGAAAAGGTGGCCGCGGAACTGCAGGAGCGCCAGATGGACAAGCCAAACAATGAAAAGATCATTTTGCAATCCTTCGATTTCAACTCGATGAAAAAGATGAATGAACTGCTGCCCGATGTGCCGATCGGGGTTCTGACGTGGAAAGCACAGGATTTAACAGATGTATCGCTTGCAAACTTTGCAGATTATGCAGATTACGTGAATCCGAGTTACGGACATGTGGATCGTGACCTTGTCAACCGGGTGCATGAGTTAGGGATGGGAGTTATGACCTGGACAGTCAGGGATGTGTCTTTGACAGCCCCGCTTCTAGAAGCAAAGGTAGATGGGATAATTACGGATTATCCGGATTATGTACCGATGAATAAGTAG
- a CDS encoding ROK family protein → MMKNKLSIGVDIGGTNVRAALVDEKGTIIKEVNRKTESSKGPDFILDKIADMIREVKQAHPITGIGIGSPGPLDPFSGIILDPPNLPALHNTEITSIFEKEFAVPVILDNDANAAALAEAKAGAGQGHDSVVYITVSTGIGAGIVLDGKVVRGAQGNAGEIGNMIVLPGGLKQSNLNAGSLEAMSSGTAIAREGKNRLGLTGGAEEVFELARQGNNQATEIIGEAMNYLSIGIANVMHTVNPDIFVLGGGVMEQKDMVLPMVREQTAEYLYASMQVDLKIEHAALGTKAGVIGAGLLVFEGI, encoded by the coding sequence ATGATGAAGAACAAACTAAGTATCGGCGTCGACATCGGCGGCACAAATGTGAGAGCCGCCCTTGTCGATGAAAAAGGAACCATCATAAAAGAAGTGAACCGCAAAACGGAATCCAGCAAGGGGCCTGACTTCATACTGGATAAGATTGCAGACATGATCCGTGAAGTGAAACAGGCACATCCTATCACCGGAATCGGCATCGGCTCCCCGGGCCCGCTTGATCCGTTTTCGGGCATAATCCTTGATCCGCCCAACTTGCCTGCCTTACATAACACCGAGATTACGAGCATCTTTGAAAAGGAATTCGCTGTCCCGGTCATTCTGGATAATGACGCCAACGCAGCTGCACTCGCTGAAGCGAAAGCCGGGGCGGGGCAAGGGCATGACAGTGTCGTCTATATCACGGTCAGTACCGGCATCGGCGCCGGAATTGTCCTGGACGGCAAAGTCGTACGCGGTGCACAGGGGAATGCCGGGGAAATCGGGAATATGATTGTGCTGCCCGGCGGCCTGAAGCAGTCGAACTTGAATGCCGGTTCCCTTGAAGCCATGTCGTCAGGCACTGCCATTGCCCGGGAAGGGAAAAACCGGCTCGGTCTCACTGGCGGTGCGGAGGAAGTGTTTGAGCTTGCCAGACAGGGCAATAACCAGGCAACCGAAATTATCGGGGAAGCGATGAACTATCTTTCCATCGGGATCGCCAACGTCATGCATACGGTAAACCCGGACATCTTTGTGCTTGGCGGCGGGGTGATGGAGCAGAAGGATATGGTGCTGCCGATGGTGCGTGAACAAACTGCGGAGTATCTTTATGCGAGTATGCAAGTCGACTTGAAAATTGAACATGCCGCACTTGGGACGAAGGCCGGTGTGATTGGGGCCGGGTTACTGGTTTTTGAGGGCATATAA
- a CDS encoding SDR family oxidoreductase gives MELQGKTAIITGASKGVGKAAALKLADEGCNIVLAARSENLLQELAGQIEEKGVKALSLPLDISKEEDVRSLVDKTISTFGSIDILINNAGVGVYGPIEEITVEDYDNMMNINMRGTFLCSKFILPEMKKQRSGHILNVASVAGLRGLPNEAVYCATKHAQRGFAQSLDYEARPHGIKVSSVSPGGINTEFAIGTGRTKGDPELEKFLTADEVADVILYTLKQPENSRIIEVTMRPMSEPL, from the coding sequence ATGGAATTACAGGGAAAAACAGCGATTATAACCGGAGCAAGCAAAGGTGTCGGCAAAGCGGCCGCACTGAAACTCGCCGATGAAGGCTGCAACATCGTCCTGGCTGCCCGTTCGGAAAACCTTCTGCAGGAACTGGCCGGCCAGATTGAAGAGAAAGGGGTAAAAGCCCTATCGCTTCCGCTCGACATTTCAAAAGAAGAAGACGTCCGTTCACTCGTCGATAAAACGATCAGCACGTTCGGCAGCATCGACATCCTGATCAACAATGCCGGTGTCGGCGTCTACGGTCCGATTGAGGAGATCACGGTAGAAGACTACGACAACATGATGAACATCAACATGCGCGGCACGTTCCTGTGCTCAAAATTCATCCTGCCGGAGATGAAAAAACAGAGATCCGGCCATATCCTGAACGTCGCATCCGTCGCCGGCCTGCGCGGCCTGCCGAATGAAGCGGTCTACTGTGCAACCAAACATGCCCAGCGCGGCTTCGCCCAGTCACTCGACTACGAAGCACGCCCGCACGGCATCAAAGTGAGCTCCGTCTCACCGGGCGGCATCAACACCGAATTCGCCATCGGAACAGGCCGGACAAAAGGCGATCCGGAGCTTGAAAAATTCCTCACTGCGGATGAAGTGGCCGATGTCATTCTTTATACGTTAAAACAACCGGAAAACTCACGTATCATAGAAGTGACAATGCGCCCGATGTCGGAACCGCTCTAA
- a CDS encoding Gfo/Idh/MocA family protein, with translation MQETVKWGILSTARIARTQLIPAIKNAQNAEVYGIASESGKAGEAAETLGIPHAYGSYTELLDDENINAVYIPLPNSLHAKWTIEAAKRSKHVLVEKPASVNVSEMEEMAAACREHDVIFMEAFMYQFHPQHMRVKEIVAAGEIGDIKLMRSTFSFQLDLTGKNIRLERGLGGGSLYDVGSYCIHASRNILGGEPASIYAAAAIHPDHGIDTSVSGVMTFGNVLAEFDCSFEQPQRDSYEVVGTKGTIEVPYAFRPDKNPDGGEGKLIIRNEAGERVETFAADQYVIQVEHFSDCVKTGRKPEYPAEAAIQNMKVIEACYTSIENAMPVKID, from the coding sequence ATGCAAGAAACCGTAAAATGGGGAATTTTAAGCACCGCCAGAATCGCCCGCACCCAGCTGATCCCGGCAATCAAAAACGCACAAAACGCGGAAGTGTACGGGATTGCGAGTGAGAGCGGAAAGGCGGGGGAAGCAGCGGAAACGCTCGGCATCCCGCACGCCTACGGCAGCTACACCGAATTGCTCGATGATGAAAACATTAATGCCGTCTACATCCCGCTTCCGAACAGCCTGCATGCAAAATGGACGATCGAAGCGGCCAAACGCAGCAAGCATGTGCTCGTTGAAAAACCGGCGAGCGTGAATGTGTCGGAAATGGAAGAGATGGCAGCGGCGTGCCGGGAACATGACGTCATTTTCATGGAGGCGTTCATGTACCAATTCCATCCGCAGCACATGCGCGTAAAAGAAATCGTTGCTGCCGGAGAAATCGGGGACATCAAGCTGATGCGGTCCACATTCTCGTTCCAGCTTGACCTGACAGGGAAAAATATCCGCCTTGAGCGCGGCCTTGGCGGCGGCAGTTTGTATGATGTCGGCAGCTATTGCATCCATGCAAGCCGCAACATTCTTGGCGGTGAGCCGGCAAGCATCTATGCGGCGGCCGCAATTCATCCGGATCATGGCATCGACACGTCTGTGAGCGGCGTCATGACATTCGGAAATGTCCTGGCCGAGTTTGACTGCAGCTTCGAACAGCCGCAGCGCGACAGCTACGAAGTCGTCGGCACAAAAGGAACGATCGAGGTGCCGTACGCATTCCGGCCGGATAAAAATCCGGACGGCGGAGAAGGCAAACTCATCATCAGGAACGAAGCGGGCGAGCGGGTTGAAACGTTTGCTGCTGACCAGTATGTGATCCAGGTCGAGCATTTTTCCGATTGTGTGAAAACCGGCAGGAAACCGGAGTATCCAGCCGAAGCAGCAATCCAAAACATGAAAGTGATCGAAGCGTGTTATACATCCATTGAAAATGCCATGCCTGTCAAGATCGACTAA
- a CDS encoding carbohydrate ABC transporter permease → MTMKAISRPLIYLVLILLSLFYLMPIYVMLITSLKPLDQVTLAKMWELPQALDFSSYQIAFEKLAPNFINTLYLVIPATILSALLGSMNGYVLSKWKFKGADMLFTMILFGMFIPYQSILIPLIQFLRGIGLYNTIPGLIFVHVVYGIPITTLMFRNFYANIPMEMVESAKIDGAGFLGIYRHIIFPLSIIGFVVVGIWQFTNIWNEFLFAVTITTSNQQPVMVALQNLSGSQIVQWNVQMAGALLAALPTLLVYIFLGKFFVRGLLAGSVKG, encoded by the coding sequence ATGACGATGAAGGCAATCTCACGGCCGCTGATATACCTTGTTCTGATTTTACTGAGCCTGTTTTACCTGATGCCGATCTATGTCATGCTGATCACCAGCCTGAAGCCGCTTGACCAGGTTACGCTCGCAAAAATGTGGGAACTCCCGCAGGCACTTGATTTTTCAAGCTACCAAATCGCATTTGAAAAGTTGGCGCCGAACTTCATCAACACCCTTTACCTTGTCATCCCGGCGACGATTCTTTCGGCGCTGCTCGGTTCGATGAACGGCTATGTGCTGTCAAAGTGGAAGTTCAAAGGGGCGGACATGCTGTTCACGATGATTCTGTTCGGCATGTTCATCCCGTACCAGAGCATCCTGATCCCGCTGATCCAGTTCCTCAGAGGCATCGGGCTATACAACACGATTCCGGGCCTGATCTTTGTGCATGTCGTGTACGGGATCCCAATTACAACGCTCATGTTCCGCAACTTTTACGCGAACATCCCGATGGAAATGGTCGAAAGCGCCAAGATTGACGGGGCCGGGTTCCTCGGCATTTACCGCCATATCATCTTCCCGCTGTCGATCATCGGCTTTGTCGTCGTCGGCATCTGGCAATTCACGAACATCTGGAACGAATTCCTGTTTGCCGTCACGATCACGACATCGAACCAGCAGCCGGTCATGGTTGCGCTCCAGAACCTTTCCGGAAGCCAGATCGTCCAGTGGAACGTGCAGATGGCCGGGGCCCTGCTAGCCGCACTCCCGACCTTGCTCGTCTATATTTTCCTCGGCAAGTTTTTCGTGAGGGGGCTTCTGGCCGGCTCGGTAAAAGGCTAA
- a CDS encoding carbohydrate ABC transporter permease, with the protein MAEPQTQTGVNPNKNIIIPKKKKRVTKDNITAILFLIPSVVMIAIFVYGFIGWTGYVSLSNWNSLVPDFSFAGFDNYKYLFNDFRFQADLRNTIVFTVLFIGAVILLGQFLAVMLDQKLKTESLFRNIFFFPMAISFVVTGVVWQWLLNPSTGVNLFLEKFGLQPSWYTDTTVVPSIALGKIEFGIPLALIAVVIAAAWQMTGFSVAMYLAGLRGIPEELKEAARIDGATEFQVYRKVIFPMLRPITVSVVIIMAHISLKIFDLIYAMTGPGANFVTDVPGVYMFETTFRGNYYANGAAIAIIMLLSVAIFIVPYLINSRKGDA; encoded by the coding sequence ATGGCAGAGCCGCAAACACAAACGGGAGTCAATCCGAATAAGAACATCATCATTCCCAAAAAGAAAAAACGGGTGACGAAGGATAACATCACCGCCATTTTATTTTTGATTCCTTCCGTCGTCATGATTGCCATTTTTGTATACGGATTCATCGGATGGACAGGGTATGTGTCTTTGAGCAACTGGAACTCGCTCGTGCCCGACTTTTCATTTGCCGGTTTTGATAACTATAAGTACCTGTTCAATGATTTCAGGTTCCAGGCTGATTTGCGCAATACGATCGTCTTCACAGTCCTTTTCATCGGAGCGGTCATCTTGCTTGGCCAGTTCCTCGCTGTCATGCTTGACCAGAAGCTCAAGACGGAATCGCTGTTCCGCAACATTTTCTTTTTCCCGATGGCTATTTCGTTCGTCGTCACCGGTGTAGTGTGGCAATGGCTGTTGAACCCGTCAACAGGCGTGAATCTGTTTCTGGAAAAATTCGGCCTGCAGCCGTCCTGGTACACAGACACGACTGTCGTACCATCGATAGCACTCGGTAAAATCGAATTCGGCATCCCGCTGGCCCTCATCGCCGTTGTGATAGCGGCCGCCTGGCAGATGACCGGCTTTTCGGTTGCGATGTACCTTGCCGGGCTGCGCGGAATCCCGGAGGAACTGAAGGAAGCGGCCCGCATCGACGGTGCGACCGAGTTCCAGGTGTACCGGAAAGTCATTTTTCCGATGCTGCGCCCGATCACTGTCAGTGTCGTCATCATCATGGCGCACATTTCATTGAAAATATTTGACCTGATCTACGCGATGACAGGCCCAGGCGCCAACTTTGTCACGGACGTGCCGGGCGTGTACATGTTTGAAACGACGTTCCGAGGCAACTATTACGCCAACGGTGCGGCGATTGCAATCATCATGCTGCTGTCCGTCGCAATATTCATCGTTCCGTACTTAATCAACAGCAGAAAGGGTGATGCATGA
- a CDS encoding ABC transporter substrate-binding protein — protein MLMLASVLVLATACSDSTGGDGGGDSASGGGEKLDIFSWWTGAGEEDGLKALIELFKEKHPDIEVENAAVAGGAGTNAKAVLASRMQGDDPPATFQVHGGAELNEGWVAADKMEPLNDLYEEQGWNDKFPKELIDMVSKDGNIYSVPVNIHRGNVLWYNKKVFEENGVEPPTTFDEFFQVADKLQENGVTPLALGDKEPWTATHLFETVLLGELGPDDYNKLWTGELSFKDDKVVEAVETFKKMLGYINKDHSSRNWQDASQLVANGDAAMNVMGDWAKGYFVNDLNLKVNEDFGYVPTPNTEGTFMVITDTFGLPKGVSNPDDVKKFLAVLGSVEGQDAFNPLKGSIPARKDADVSKYDQYGKDTIEDFQNASLTPSVAHGSAAPEGFLTKLNQAINIFVTQQNVDQFVDTLDQASGELK, from the coding sequence ATGCTGATGCTTGCATCTGTGCTTGTGCTGGCAACGGCCTGCTCCGATTCCACTGGCGGTGACGGCGGCGGAGATTCGGCTTCGGGCGGCGGCGAGAAGCTTGATATTTTCAGCTGGTGGACAGGCGCTGGTGAGGAAGACGGCTTGAAAGCATTGATTGAATTATTCAAAGAGAAACATCCTGATATTGAAGTGGAAAACGCTGCGGTTGCAGGCGGTGCCGGCACAAATGCGAAAGCTGTCCTGGCGAGCCGCATGCAGGGCGATGATCCGCCAGCGACATTTCAGGTACACGGAGGCGCCGAGTTGAACGAAGGCTGGGTGGCAGCCGACAAGATGGAGCCGCTCAATGATTTATACGAAGAGCAAGGCTGGAATGACAAGTTCCCAAAAGAACTGATCGACATGGTCAGCAAAGACGGAAACATCTATTCCGTGCCGGTTAACATCCACCGCGGAAATGTGCTCTGGTACAACAAAAAAGTGTTTGAAGAAAACGGCGTAGAACCGCCGACAACATTCGATGAGTTTTTTCAGGTGGCTGACAAGCTCCAGGAAAACGGCGTAACACCGCTAGCACTTGGAGATAAAGAACCATGGACGGCAACTCATTTATTCGAGACGGTATTGCTCGGCGAACTCGGCCCGGATGATTACAACAAGCTCTGGACAGGCGAGCTTTCTTTCAAGGATGACAAAGTGGTTGAGGCAGTCGAAACGTTCAAGAAAATGCTTGGCTACATCAACAAAGATCACAGCTCCCGCAATTGGCAGGACGCTTCCCAGCTTGTCGCAAACGGCGATGCTGCCATGAACGTGATGGGTGACTGGGCAAAAGGCTATTTCGTCAATGACTTGAACCTGAAAGTGAACGAAGACTTTGGGTATGTCCCGACACCGAATACAGAAGGCACCTTCATGGTCATCACTGATACATTCGGCCTTCCGAAGGGCGTAAGCAACCCGGATGATGTCAAAAAGTTCCTTGCAGTACTTGGTTCAGTTGAAGGGCAGGATGCGTTCAACCCATTGAAAGGTTCCATCCCGGCCCGTAAAGATGCTGATGTCTCTAAATACGACCAGTATGGCAAAGACACAATCGAAGACTTCCAGAATGCTTCCCTGACTCCGAGCGTAGCGCACGGTTCTGCTGCTCCGGAAGGATTCCTGACAAAGCTTAACCAGGCGATCAACATCTTTGTGACACAGCAGAATGTCGATCAATTCGTTGACACGCTTGATCAGGCTTCAGGCGAATTGAAGTAA
- a CDS encoding response regulator, whose product MISILIVDDEAIERQALQMILGGLPDIRIAGSAQNGRVAVEKAAELEPDLVLMDIKMPALDGVEAVKVIKKTRPQTRFIMVTAFDTFEYAREVMQQGVKEYLLKPSKRQDVLEAVGRMKEEILAEREAEQEQERIRKEYERALVFGQTEWVSSLLMDHIQAADFEEWSRLLGIDVNEGHTVVFSFGKDGGVLPKDTRRWLYGRLRDLLAKHAGSLHVMPGPATGNQVPVLCLFDRESVLPAEAKASVIQLVRITIESFKASKESVRLYAGIGNAYQSIDELARSYHEAISALQGVSAEGPVSYAYSANEAAAAVDTGPAFAAEKKLLDDIHSGDASRSIQQFDVYFTELEARSAGKPEKMKSELAELAVLMKRLTAEIGIEAHYSPWFAAAGTKEELHAAGKAFIKQISENVKRWRADRSHNVLIQAKEYILEHFRQPVTLEEVADHIDMNPFYVSKTFKERFGLSFIDYVTDLRINEARKLMLDTRKSLKEICFEVGYKDPNYFSRVFKKKVGQSPREYRGQEQG is encoded by the coding sequence ATGATTTCGATTCTGATTGTGGACGATGAAGCGATTGAACGGCAGGCGCTGCAAATGATACTTGGCGGCTTGCCAGATATCCGGATAGCCGGGAGCGCCCAAAATGGCAGAGTCGCGGTCGAAAAAGCGGCGGAGCTTGAACCTGACCTTGTCCTGATGGATATCAAAATGCCCGCCCTTGATGGAGTTGAAGCCGTAAAAGTAATTAAAAAAACACGTCCGCAGACAAGGTTCATCATGGTGACCGCGTTCGACACGTTCGAATACGCCCGGGAAGTCATGCAGCAAGGTGTAAAAGAGTACTTGCTGAAGCCGTCAAAACGGCAGGATGTCCTTGAGGCGGTCGGCAGGATGAAAGAGGAAATCCTGGCTGAGCGGGAGGCCGAACAAGAACAGGAACGGATCAGGAAAGAGTATGAACGTGCGCTCGTGTTCGGGCAGACCGAGTGGGTGTCGTCGCTGCTGATGGACCATATCCAGGCTGCCGACTTCGAGGAATGGAGCAGGCTGCTCGGCATCGATGTGAACGAAGGGCACACTGTCGTGTTCTCGTTCGGGAAAGACGGGGGTGTTCTTCCAAAAGACACGCGGCGCTGGCTGTATGGAAGACTCAGGGACCTGCTTGCGAAACATGCCGGCAGCCTGCACGTCATGCCGGGCCCGGCCACCGGCAACCAGGTGCCTGTCCTATGCCTGTTCGACCGCGAAAGCGTTTTGCCTGCTGAAGCGAAGGCCTCAGTCATCCAGCTCGTCAGAATAACAATCGAGTCGTTTAAGGCATCAAAGGAAAGCGTCCGCCTTTATGCGGGAATCGGCAATGCCTATCAATCGATTGATGAACTTGCAAGGTCCTATCATGAAGCGATTAGTGCGCTGCAGGGTGTCTCGGCTGAGGGGCCGGTTTCTTATGCCTACTCAGCGAACGAAGCGGCGGCTGCAGTTGATACGGGGCCAGCGTTTGCAGCTGAAAAAAAGCTTCTTGATGACATACACAGCGGTGACGCAAGCCGGTCCATCCAGCAGTTTGACGTGTATTTCACTGAATTGGAAGCAAGAAGCGCGGGGAAACCAGAAAAGATGAAGAGTGAGCTGGCCGAACTGGCGGTGTTGATGAAGCGCTTAACCGCAGAAATCGGAATCGAGGCCCATTACAGCCCCTGGTTCGCTGCAGCGGGAACGAAAGAAGAACTGCACGCCGCCGGAAAAGCATTTATCAAACAGATCTCAGAAAATGTGAAACGCTGGCGGGCCGACCGCTCCCACAATGTCCTTATCCAGGCGAAAGAATATATTCTCGAACACTTCCGCCAGCCGGTCACGCTGGAAGAAGTGGCCGACCATATCGATATGAACCCGTTTTACGTCAGCAAAACGTTTAAAGAGCGGTTTGGCTTATCGTTCATCGATTACGTCACCGACCTCCGCATCAATGAAGCAAGGAAACTGATGCTCGATACCCGGAAAAGCCTGAAGGAAATCTGCTTCGAAGTCGGCTACAAAGACCCGAACTACTTCAGCCGCGTCTTTAAGAAAAAAGTCGGCCAATCCCCGCGTGAATACCGCGGACAGGAACAGGGATGA
- a CDS encoding sensor histidine kinase, protein MIRIRTKLLIYFSILVILANAIALFLFWSSQKTVNDYHESLERFLLLNDITQMTSDVDESLNAYIIEKDPRLLEKFHEDRARLAAEQERISAELSTGENYLTVANYTNMITSFLEEADETITAFRENEINAYSQHLNEASKIAGFIHETTLTLINNDLTAYQQYYEKLAERNKYFRLMFITLFTAMLFLGLLLAAWFSRGVTRPISSLSKAAREIAAGDFAGQDVQVRTKDELQFLAGAFNQMRANIRELVTEIQEQSELDKLLKEMELKTLQSQINPHFLFNTLNTISRMAFIEGAHKSSELIESIAALLRYNLGNLDRPVTVADEVSIVKEYFFIQQTRFGDRVKFEAEIDEGAESIQIPSLTLQPIIENAFIHGIEEMESDALLKLRVCCTEKQAVIEVIDNGRGMTADVIASIFKEADRENADLEELVHRKKSGHSTGIGLKNVIRRLRLFYKKEDVMEIDSEPGTGTTVRLLLPINEKGDGVQ, encoded by the coding sequence GTGATCCGAATCAGGACGAAACTCCTCATCTATTTTTCGATTCTCGTCATTCTCGCCAACGCCATTGCGCTGTTTCTGTTCTGGAGCAGCCAGAAAACGGTGAACGATTATCATGAAAGCCTTGAACGGTTCCTGCTGCTCAATGACATCACCCAGATGACGAGCGATGTCGATGAATCGCTTAATGCTTATATTATTGAAAAAGATCCGCGGCTCCTTGAAAAATTCCACGAGGACAGGGCCCGTCTCGCAGCCGAACAGGAGCGGATTTCGGCTGAACTTTCCACCGGGGAAAACTATTTGACGGTCGCCAATTACACAAATATGATCACCAGCTTTCTTGAGGAAGCGGACGAAACGATCACCGCTTTCCGGGAAAATGAAATCAATGCATACTCACAACATTTAAATGAAGCATCGAAAATCGCCGGCTTCATTCATGAAACAACGTTGACACTCATCAATAATGACTTGACCGCCTATCAGCAATATTACGAGAAACTGGCCGAACGGAATAAATATTTCCGGCTCATGTTCATCACTCTGTTCACCGCGATGCTTTTCCTTGGCCTGCTGCTTGCGGCCTGGTTTTCGCGCGGGGTCACAAGGCCGATTTCAAGCCTGTCGAAAGCGGCACGGGAAATTGCTGCCGGTGACTTTGCCGGGCAGGACGTCCAGGTCCGCACGAAAGATGAACTGCAGTTTCTTGCCGGCGCTTTCAACCAGATGCGGGCCAATATCCGTGAGCTTGTCACCGAAATCCAGGAGCAATCCGAATTGGATAAGCTTTTGAAGGAAATGGAACTGAAGACGCTCCAGAGCCAAATCAATCCGCACTTCCTCTTCAACACGCTGAACACAATCTCAAGAATGGCGTTTATTGAAGGTGCACATAAATCTTCGGAGCTCATCGAGTCGATTGCGGCGCTGCTCCGCTATAACCTTGGCAACCTCGACCGGCCGGTGACCGTAGCCGATGAGGTGTCGATCGTAAAGGAATACTTTTTCATTCAACAAACAAGGTTCGGCGACCGGGTTAAGTTTGAGGCAGAGATTGATGAAGGTGCCGAATCGATTCAGATCCCAAGCCTCACCCTTCAGCCGATCATAGAAAATGCCTTTATTCATGGGATAGAAGAAATGGAGTCGGATGCCTTATTGAAACTGCGTGTATGTTGCACAGAGAAGCAGGCCGTCATTGAAGTCATCGATAATGGCCGGGGAATGACAGCTGATGTGATCGCATCGATTTTCAAGGAAGCGGACAGGGAGAATGCGGACCTTGAAGAGCTGGTGCACCGAAAAAAGAGCGGCCACTCGACCGGAATCGGCCTGAAAAACGTCATCAGGCGGCTGCGGCTTTTTTATAAAAAGGAAGATGTCATGGAAATCGATTCAGAGCCGGGAACCGGAACGACGGTGCGGTTATTGCTTCCAATAAACGAAAAGGGGGATGGGGTGCAATGA
- a CDS encoding sugar-binding protein: MEHRQRRLTWGTFTYILTVIAFCVMMGLSIYFFMKAFYFDRDVKADAVPEPEYHFVLIPEEMNNDYWRLVEQGARDAAEKYGVSVEYTGPQQADLEEHIESLEMAAAAKVDGILTQGLKKEEFTPLINKITAKGIPVVTVDTDAPGSNRAAYVGTDNYYSGYLAGQELIEDTGGHAKVAIITGRLDASHQKLRVQGFKDAVAKAPGIEVVAVEESNITRIQAAEKTYKILKEHPEVTAFFGTSALDGIGIASVVKSMDRKGDLYILAFDTLPETLQLIREGIINGTVVQRPYEMGYMSVKIMLDLLEGKTVEEQNFTETKVLNKENLSENGIGVLGP; this comes from the coding sequence ATGGAGCACCGACAGCGCCGTTTAACATGGGGAACCTTCACATACATTCTTACGGTCATTGCGTTTTGTGTGATGATGGGCCTATCCATATATTTTTTCATGAAAGCGTTTTATTTCGACAGGGATGTCAAGGCGGATGCTGTTCCGGAGCCGGAATATCATTTCGTGCTCATCCCGGAGGAAATGAATAATGACTACTGGCGCCTCGTTGAGCAGGGTGCACGGGATGCCGCTGAGAAGTACGGTGTTTCCGTTGAATACACCGGCCCGCAGCAGGCCGATCTGGAGGAGCATATCGAATCTCTCGAAATGGCTGCCGCCGCAAAGGTGGACGGCATTTTGACACAGGGGCTGAAAAAGGAAGAGTTCACGCCGCTCATCAACAAGATCACCGCCAAAGGGATTCCGGTTGTGACTGTCGACACCGACGCACCCGGCAGTAACCGGGCCGCATATGTCGGCACCGACAATTATTATTCCGGTTATCTTGCCGGACAGGAGCTGATCGAGGATACCGGCGGACATGCGAAAGTTGCCATTATCACCGGCCGCCTTGATGCCTCCCACCAGAAACTCCGCGTCCAGGGCTTCAAGGATGCGGTCGCCAAAGCTCCGGGCATAGAAGTTGTGGCCGTTGAAGAATCGAATATCACACGGATCCAGGCGGCAGAAAAAACGTATAAAATTTTAAAGGAACATCCGGAAGTTACAGCCTTTTTCGGGACGAGCGCGCTTGACGGCATCGGCATCGCAAGTGTCGTGAAAAGCATGGACAGGAAGGGTGACCTTTACATCCTCGCGTTTGACACCTTGCCGGAAACGCTGCAGCTGATCCGGGAAGGCATCATTAACGGAACGGTCGTCCAGAGGCCGTATGAAATGGGCTATATGAGCGTAAAAATCATGCTCGATCTTTTAGAAGGAAAAACGGTGGAGGAGCAGAATTTCACCGAAACGAAGGTCCTCAATAAAGAGAATTTGAGCGAAAACGGAATCGGGGTGCTTGGCCCGTGA